The window TCCTTCCCGGCCCGACTCCGCGCCGCGCGATCCAGCCCCGACGGGAAGGTCGTTTGCGCCTGGACTCTCCCGCGCCCTCGGGCCCGACgtgcgcccccccgcccccgtctcccCGCTCCCGCGTCTCGGCTCCAGTGGCCCAGAGAGCCCAGCAGCCCAACTGGTCCCCGGCGTCGCGGGCCCGCGTCAGCCCCGAGCCCCCCACGGCTTCCGGGTCTCACCCCGGGGCCGAGTTAGCGGAGGGTCCGACCCCCCCAGAGCCCCAAAGGCCCGCAAGGCAAGGCCGAGCGCTGGCGGCGGGAGACGGGAGGTCTGGGCGGGCTGGGGGAAGCGCAGAGGGGCGGCCCCgggcggagggggggggcaggctcCCCCCCAGAGGACGCAGCGCCCTGCGCCCTGGCACTCCCACAGAGCAGCGGTAACCtcggggcgcccgggtggctctgcggtgGAGACAGGCGCACGAACACCGCACACACATGCCCGCCACACACACGCACGCCAAACACGTACACATACTCACATgcagatgtgcacacacaccacacagcacacacaggtacacatgcacacagcacacacaggTACAcctgcacacagcacacacaggTACACCTGCACACATGCagatgtgcacacatacacatgcacagatgcatatatgcacacacagcacacccatgcacaccacacacaggtacacgtgcacacatgtacacacgcatgcacaccACGCACGTACACATGCAGATatgcacacacagcacacacatgcatgtcacacacacaaagatgcaGATATGCACACCACACAGACACAGgtacacatgcacgcatgcagATATATGCACGTATGCagatatgcacacacacgcacagagcacacacatacatgcaaataCCCATATTGTgtacacacacgtgcatacacTACACATAAACACCACACACACGaatatgcatgtacacacacagatgAGCACATGCAtttacatgtacacacacacacacacacacacacacacactttgcttCCAGGGAACATTTCAGGGCTGAGGGGAGAGATTCCAGTACAAAGACCCCGACACTTAGCTCTTTGTAGGACTTAGTGAAAAGGGTAGGAGAGACTCAGTTTCCTGGAACAGTGACCGCAACACCAGGTGATACATGCATGACAAGACCTCGACGTCGTGGTGCTGCGGTGGAGTAGGAAGGAGAGGCCTCTGTTCCTGGCCTGGCCTTGCACTTGCTCCAAGACCTACAGATTGTATTATTTaaagatcttatgtatttatttattgaactgaTTGATTGAGAGGAGAGCACACGTgtgcacagggggagggggagagagactcttaagcggGTACTTGCCCAGGGCACAGGGGCgggtggagggcagggtgggggctggagggcacgggggggggggcggtggagggcagggggtgtggaGGGCATGATGGGAGGTGGAGGGCacagggtgggcagggggtggagggcacGAGGTGGGGCTGCGCGGCCACAGGTGGTGGGGGGAACCGCGAGGGAACCCAGGTAGCAGGCACGACGAGGGTGCAGCGGTCCAGAGCGGTGGGAGCAGCGAGGAGGCGGTGGATGTGGGCTGCCGaggcccccagctcccacccccgggccccgaggggcaggcaggggtgcCCCTGGAACCAGCAGCTGGCGGGGACAGGCTGTGTCCCCACCCCCGGCGGTCACTCTCTGTGGCTTTTCACAGCTGTCTCCCCAATTTTAGTCCTTAGCCCGACTGAGCCCCGAACCTGGGCGGGGGTCCATGGAGGTCACAGGGGTCCCGTGATGCCTGTTAGAGTCACGAACGTTTGCGGCTAGAGACCAAGTGGTCTTCCCAGTGAATTGGGGGGTCACGTGGGCCTAGACATGGCACGGAGCCCCCAGGTCCCTGCCGCCCGCACCCgcgcccagccccaggccctcgAGGTCCCTGGCAGCCGCCGCTGCCCTGTGGCATCGTGTGCTCCACGAGGTCACCTGTGTGTCCTGTTAGCCTCAGGCTGCCCCCACCTACAGCGTGGTGGGTGCTCGGCACGTCCTGGAGCCTCGGGGTTCTCACCTGGGACCTGGGGAGGAAACCCATctgaggggcgcctaggtggctcaatgggcCTGCGGCtcctgatcttggctcaggtcacgatctcagggtcgtggatcGAGCCCCAACGGGCTCCATGTCCCCTGCTCGCACACACTCTAAGTAAGTACATGCTAGAAAAAAGAGATTTACATGGCAGGTGTTCTGAGAAGAGCCGGTACACGCAGAGCACCTGGCGCAGTGCTTAGCACCTAGCAAATCAGTTACAAACACTAACCGGCAGCGGTCAGAGTTCTCGGTCTTTCCAGGCACAACCAGGCAGCTGCCTGAGGACCAGCTGTGGTCACCGGGGCCCCGGGTGAATACGGAGGCAAAGCCCAGGCCCCGGGGCGCTGGTTACTAGAGGCCGAATCCACAAGGCAAGGAGGCCCGAGAGAACAGCCTTTGACCTCCGAAGCGCAGGAAGCCCAAGGACGTCCCGCCGGTGGCGGGGACCGGGAGGGAAGCCGGGCAGCGGGCCTGCACCACCTGCCTCGCGTGCAGCCCGGCACAGCGGCCACTCACCGGGGTGCCCGGGTGCCCTTCTGGGCTCCGCTCAGTCTCCCACGAGCACCTGAGCAGTAGAGGCCCTGCAGGAGGCGACCGTGGCCCAGGCTCCCCCAGCAACCCCCAACCAGCCGAATGGCAGGCAGGCTGATGGACTGTTTTAAAACAGGtttaaaatcaatgtaatataaataaataaataaataaataaataaataaataaataaataaataaataaataaataaaatcaatgtaatttagggcagcctgggtggctcagtggcttagcacctccttcagcccagggcgtgatcctggagacccaggatccagtcccacgtcgggctccctgagtggcacctgcttttcctctgcctgtgtctctcatggataaatatttaaaaatctttaaaaaaataaacgtaaCTTAGAAAAAAGCCATTCAAACAGTCCAAGAGGGCACCTGCAGAAGGACGGAAAGGTCAGGATTCCTATCTCCTCCAAACCTTCGGGCAAAGACTCCCCAGAGTTATGTCTCTGAGAGCTTTTACGCATATATACAGGGATCTGTACCTATTTCTTTCACAGATGGACTcgtgcctccccgccccccgatTTCATTCATTTACCCTGAATATCTTTGCATATCGGTCGGTGTAGATTTACCTACTTATTTTCAACAACTGCTCTATTTATTCATATTAAGATACTGCGACAGATACAGACGCTCTCAGAGCTGGGTGCCTTAACCGGAGTGAGGTTTATTTCTCATCTATCTAAATCCAGTTGGTGATAACAGGGGACGTGTTCCGATCCTGGCGCCTATTCGGGGTCCGGGGTGACCGAGGCCCTGCCGGCTTCAACGTGTGACTTCCACACGGGGGCTTCTAAGGTCACCCTGTGGTGTTGCCATCCAGCAGGCAGACggggtgggagtggaggaagGCGAGCTTGGTTCTACATGAGCCAGGCCTAGAGGAGACGCGTGTCACTTGTGCCCACATCCCGCTGGCAAGGACCCTTGTGCCCGAGGCTGGCACCAGGAAATGTCGGGGCCGGACATTTCCTACAGCTGCTCCCTACAGCTCGACACTGTGGAAGAGGAGCACAAACCTTCGGTTGGCCACTACCCCAGTCTCCGCGCAGACGCACCGTAGAAATACATCCTTCAGGAGCCTGGcgtccctctcctctctcctgcttttcTCCTTGTCCTTTGTCAAAAGGCAAACTGTGAAACTGTGGAAAACTATTCCCTGGCTGAGCACGTGCACTGCTTCAGATCCACGGGGGAGGAAGGGCGCTATCAAGGGAAAGCCCCTGAAAGATGCGTGTCCGTGACCCCGAGACACGCGTGAGGGCCCGCACGTGCTCAGGCCCGCGGTGGCGGGGTGCTCGCTCCGCCTGTACGAGCAGAGCTGcaggctcccagggccccagcgGAGGCTGTTTACACTTACGGTGCCTCCGCATAACGGAACACGGGTGGTTAACATAATTGCGTAGATACCTgcaaacacacaaaaatacatcCATACGTTATAAAGGTTAGACTCCCCAGCGGGGTAAACGAATTTTTTAAGATAAACTGGTGACTTGGGGGCACAAAGGCTGGGGGATACGCGTGAGCGTGGGCACAGTACTCAGCCCTGGGGAACAGGCCGCTTTCCTCCGTCACACCTTCACGTATCGGCCAAATGGTTTATCGTTGGAAAAAAAGAGTGGTGCTATTTTCAGCTTGAAAGGaacagtccaaaaaaaaaaaaaatgtagataaagGCGGCTGGGGCTCAGGTCCCTGAGAGCGAGTACGTGAGGCTGGCCTGGGCGGCCCGGCCCGCGTGTCGCGCCTGTCACCCAGCACTCAGGCGGCTGTCACGAGCACCCCGCGGTGCTGACGGGAGCCGCCCGGTTATAACGGGAGAGGAGGGTGGGCCTCAGCGCGGGCGGCCATGGGCGACGCCCTCAGGGCCCTGGCGGCCTGCGTCCCCGCCGACTGCTGCCGGGGCTCCGGGGCCAGAGACCCGCGGGACATGCCACCCGACAGGACGGTGGACCTGAGCGGCCGGCAGCTCCGCCGTCTCCCGGCGCACGTGTGCTCCTTCCGGGAGCTGGCCAAGCTCTACCTGAGCGACAACCGCCTCAGCAGCCTGCCCCCTGAGCTGGCGCAGCTGCAGAACCTGCAGATCCTGGCCCTGGATTTCAATGACTTCAAGGCTCTGCCGCAAGCAGTGTGTACGCTGCAGCAGCTCTGCATCCTCTACCTGGGCAACAACAAGCTCTGCGGCCTGCCCGCCGAGCTGAGCCGGCTGCAGAGCCTCCGCACCCTGTGGATCGAGGCCAACTGCCTGGGCCGGCTGCCCGACGTGGTGTGCGAGCTGGCGGTCCTCAGGACCCTGCACGCCGGCTCCAACGGCCTGCGCGGCCTGCCGGGCCGGCTGCAGCGCCTGCGGGAGCTGCGGACCATCTGGCTCTCGGGCAACCTGCTCACCGACTTCCCCGCCGTGCTGCTGCACATGCCCTTCCTGGAGGTCATCGACGTGGACAGGAACAGCATCCGTCACTTCCCCAGCCTAGCCCACCTGTCCGGCTTGAAGCTGGTCATCTACGACCACAACCCTTGCAGGAACGCGCCCAAGGTGGCCAAAGGTGTACGCCGCGTGGGGAGGTGGGCCGAGGAGACACCGGAGCCCGACCCCAGGAAGGCCAGACGCTATGCCTTGACCCAGGAGGACAGCCAGGAGGGAGAGGCACCTGTCCTGCCATCTCTGCTGCTTCCTCCCAGCTCCTGACAGGCTTCCGTGTGGGTCAAGGCCAAGGACGGAGGTCCAGGCACCTTCCCGAGACCTCCATGTGGGGCGCAGGGGCTTGCTCTGGGCCGCGGGGGGACTCTGACAGCGGGGACGGAGGAAAGGCCTCAACTGCACCAAGGAGTGGACGTTTGTGAGCAACAGCTGTGTGCTATGGGGAGCAGAACTTCTCTACAAGAAAGTCGGCCTGGCCAAACAGGTATCATGGGACACTGAAGAGCAAGAAGGCCTGGGACGTCTTGTCCTCCGCTGTCCAGAAGCGGCAGGTCACGAAGCTCATGAACTCCTCAAAGAAGGTATTTATTAGAGATTCACTGGAGTTCTGGTggcccagctccagcccctcTGCGGGTTATACTGGGTTTCTATGAATGGCCAAATGTGATCTGAAAGTATTACCAATTCAGGCCACGTACGAAGGACGCCTGTACAGTCAGGCTGACGGAGCTTCTCCCCGGCCGTTCAGTGACCGTGGAGAAGACCCTGATGAAAAGGCCTCCTGGTGGTCGGGCTGCCACTTGCCACTTGCCAGAGGCGCGTGCGGATTTAGCTTGCTCTCCCTCCAGGGCCTGACCCGAGGTCTGCCCTCCACTGCTTACTGTTCCTACAATGCCAGGTGGCCTGCAGAAAGCAGAAGGCCTCAGTGGCAGCATGGTCCCGCTATGATCAAACCTGCTGTGACCTGCCTGCCTCCATAGAGCAGAGGCCCCTCCTTCACGTTAACGAAGCCGAGCTGAGCTGAATCCCTTCGTGTAGGGAAACCACACTTCCAGAACCGTATTAGGATAAAGGTAGTAGGTGAAAAAGGTCTACTTGAAACGAGTGTCTGGAAATCGGAGTTGCGGGTTGTGGTGTACACAGGGCGCTTCTGCCTCCAGCCTCAAGCCTCCCAACCTTTGTTGTGATTTGGTTTGATTTTCGTAGATTGGGTCTTTTGATGGTCAGTGTAGAGCTTAGATATTTTGGccatgtttttaaatgtgtaaattaacgACCTTTTCCTCTTTCCACAAATATATCAACCTTCAAGATACTGCTGTCGGCGGGTGATTTAGTAATACAGTCCTTTATGATCTTGGACCTTTCCGCCAGGGACACAAAACATGTCACCATAACTAAAACAATGTGTgtgtagcttttatttattttgtgtgtgtgcgtagCTTTTAGTTACTTTTGCCATAAAAGCATCTTAATCCAGCAAAGTTTGGTTCTAAAATGATAATGTAAGCAGACTATTTTTGTATGCTTTCCTACTATAAATACTTCTTGCTAAACCAGAGGAAGAAACAGTTCCTTATCAGAATCTCTACTGCTACCTCCCAGTCTGTGGAGTATCTGCAACCCAGCGATTAGACTGCCAACAGATCCCTTTAATCATGGATGTAATAGGCTGTCAAATAGTTAACTCCTTTAGTAATGACTCCAGATTCCCATTAGGCAGCCAGGATTTATAGGTTCTTTTCGCAAGCCTGGAAAGAAACTGCACTCGGTTGATGCTAGGAACCTTATGCCAACAGAACTGCCTTCTGAGCTGTATCTACACTCAGCTTTATAGATGGATCGGACTTTTTTTGACCCTGTTTTCCTCCTCCCAAGATTAATAACGGGTCCACCTTTTCCCACACACCGATAAGCTACAGCCATGAAACAGAGTGAAGCCAACTAAGCTAAGTGGTCTGAATCAAATGTCAAATTATAAACATTTGGCACATAGTCAAgggattttctaaaataatatggAACAAACATCTCAAACAATAAAGTGTTCACCACTGACTCTGctatccaaaaatattttcactataGGATTTCAATGTTTTATTAAGTAACCATGTAAAGcatattaacatttgaaaaaccCCATTTTCCTGAAATtgacagaaagttaaaaatgggggaaatgaaGCACTGAAACCCAAAATGTGATGCAGCagagaaaaatctctttccaattttttaagatttgaaagaGAGCATTCGCATACACACGCATGAGGCGGGAGGGGcagaaaagagaatcctaagcagattccctgatgagtgtggagcccaacacaatcctgagatcacaaatTTAGTGgaaaccaacagttggacacccatctcactgagccacccaggcactaaAATCTGTAACATGGATTTTATGGAAATGAACCAAGTTTTCTTTTGTCCCAAAATGCAACAtcgtgggggtgcctgggtggctcaattggttaagtccTACTCTTAATCTCAGcgtaggtcttgatctcagggtagtgagttcaagctttgcattggagcctacttaaaaaaaaaaaaaaaaaaaaggaacatcacTAACAGTTTgcaatttcacatttaaaatagcggggtggcgcctgggtggctcaatcagttgagcatccagctcttggtttcagctcaggtcatgatctcatgggttgagATAGAGCCTCATGCcagggctctgcgctcagcaaggttctgcttaaagattctttctccctctgcccctatctaaaataaataaatctggaaaaaaaaaaaaaaagtgggcttATGCCCTAAAAATCAACTACAAATTTTAGCTAAAAGCACGTTATCAACTATACAGTAACTTAGAAGCAGTGTAGTATGATGGCTGAGCCTTCCTAACTATgggagttcaaatcccagctttgccattAACTGGTCATTTATcatctctgcacctcagtttccttgttatTCCTCAGTAAAATCGTAAATTTCCACCTCCAAGGGCACTGTAAGGATTAATCAAATTACTGTGCAAAATTTGcaaagaacagtgcctggcaagtGACAGCTAATATTTATGTAACATGTTCCTTTACTAAGTATTGTACCATGCAGCACAGTACTTCTATTCACAAGCAGAACTCCTTGCCTGAAGGCAAAAATATGAGGACAATGGGACAAAAAGGCCTTTTCTGTCTTGGTAAAATTTTCAGCATCTATGGTCTTGAAGAACTAGAACAACAATGCAGTGAGAAATGTTTCTGGCTTATCCTTAGGGAAAACATACCAACATGATTaccaaggatttattttttaatttctaaatgaaaatactTTGCCCTTTTCCTACATTACTTTAGAATCTGCAAAATCACCAAAGTACTTGAAAATGTGAGACTGTTCCTTGACAGTAAACTCCTGTACCATGAGAGGCAAGAGTCACAGGACTAAAGACATGGCTGTGTGTCTGCTAGACAGGACTTTCTACCCCTTTgtcactgtatatatatatatatatatataccttgtAATCTCACCACCATAGAAAGGGTATTAATGCTattgaaaaaattaagtttacaggcttttcttcctttctggactACTTCTGGAGAAGAGAACAGGAAGCAGAAATTTACCTTTGGATCATCAGTTGTCTACTACAATACTACCAGGTTATCGGATTTTTGGAGATGTGATCATGCACTGAGCCCACAGGGTTAGGGGACAGACTGACACTTATGAACACCACTATTGGTCAGGTACTGCCTTCAGGTCTTGTGTAAATCAATTCATATAATCGTTTTAATACCCCTTTGAAAGAGGTGTTAGGTGctgctcaatttaaaaataaatctgctcccccaaataaataataaatctgatgggcgcctgggtggctcagttggttaagcatctgactcatgatctcagggttgagcaCTGGGCTCCACGCCAGGCAATGAGCctactgagaaagaaaaggaaagaaagaaaaacccgaacttgtttgttcttgttcattttcacaatatgaaatgaaatgttccatagtaattctgattttaaaaagtaaaaaaaaaaaaaaaaaaaagtcctctttaCATTTCTGTTGATGTTCTAATACACTGGAGTAGGTACAAAACAAGGCAGACTTTAGAAAAGGACTCTGCACAAGAGTATTCTGTTGACCTTTATCAGTCAAGGTCCTGGCAGGAAAATGCATTCATCCCACAGTTCATAAGGAGAGACCTTAACAGAGGACCTATTACTAGATAagactggggaggtgggggtagggaatCAAGATAGTACCCAGACAACCAGATAGCAGCAGTCATCACCATGAGGTTAGAGGAACAGGGAACAGAAATGTCACCCTAATCTAATAAGAGCTAAAAGGCATGAAAAAAGGGACTGTCAAAGTCTAGTGACAGGTCTCACAGGGGTGCAGCCATTTCCAGAGACaacacaagcaggaaggagggatACCAATTCCCTACCCCAGATCCTGCCACTGCCCCTGCAGTTCCACCACAGGCAGCTGAGAGGTAGTCCGCGAGAAAAATGGGCCGATGGCCTCCGAGCAGCCAAAGAATGGATCCTGGCTTGAggacaggaaaaggagaagaaacaggaTACAGATTTTCcttcaaagaaaaactgaaggcCACCTAGAATAAAGATCCTAAGCACACAATCTTTCATGTAGCTACTGTTAACACACACTCTAAACCTCTAATTCCATGGCACAAAAGTTTTGTGAAAAACTCGCTGCTTCCGTACCTACGATTTCTGAGTTATAAGGAACTCTATTCTAAAACTGTTATAGGAATGAGGCCTAGCTTGGTATTTACATTTGGACATTAAAAATTTGTGAACTTGAGATAGTCTAGGTTTACGGCAACAGCGTAATAAGGGCTTCAAAGGATATGAATTCAAAGAAGGGAGTATCTTGGATGTGACAATGAAGATGCCATGTCTCTACTTCTTTTTAGATGAACGCTTACTTAAGATCACTGGAGAGAACATGCTCAAGCATCCCTGTAAGTAAGATCTTACTCCTTGTAAGTAAGATCTTACTCCAGCTATTTAGTACTCAGGACAGATGTTCAAACCCACTTCTACTGAAACCTTTATAAGTTTTCTTGGTCATGACAAGTTCACCTGTTCCATCTCAGGTGTGGGGATGAAAACGGATGTTGTGATGTGATAAAGTACTTTACAAAAATTCAGTACAATTCTTTTTGATCATCTCAGGAAGTTTCTCCTTTATGTGAATGTTGGAGGACATATACTAGTATCG of the Vulpes lagopus strain Blue_001 chromosome 5, ASM1834538v1, whole genome shotgun sequence genome contains:
- the LRRC10 gene encoding leucine-rich repeat-containing protein 10, whose protein sequence is MGDALRALAACVPADCCRGSGARDPRDMPPDRTVDLSGRQLRRLPAHVCSFRELAKLYLSDNRLSSLPPELAQLQNLQILALDFNDFKALPQAVCTLQQLCILYLGNNKLCGLPAELSRLQSLRTLWIEANCLGRLPDVVCELAVLRTLHAGSNGLRGLPGRLQRLRELRTIWLSGNLLTDFPAVLLHMPFLEVIDVDRNSIRHFPSLAHLSGLKLVIYDHNPCRNAPKVAKGVRRVGRWAEETPEPDPRKARRYALTQEDSQEGEAPVLPSLLLPPSS